The Aureitalea marina genome includes a window with the following:
- the yidD gene encoding membrane protein insertion efficiency factor YidD, translating to MNKWLTYPLVLLIRLYQTLISPLFPSTCRYQPTCSHYTIEALQKHGLFKGSWLAAKRIGSCHPWGGSGYDPVPDKDPQSND from the coding sequence GTGAATAAATGGCTCACATATCCACTGGTATTGTTGATCAGGTTGTATCAGACCCTGATCTCTCCCTTGTTTCCATCTACCTGTCGCTATCAGCCTACCTGTTCCCATTACACAATAGAGGCGCTTCAGAAGCATGGATTGTTCAAAGGGTCCTGGTTGGCCGCAAAACGAATTGGGAGTTGTCATCCTTGGGGAGGTTCAGGCTACGATCCTGTTCCGGATAAAGACCCTCAATCTAACGATTGA
- the lgt gene encoding prolipoprotein diacylglyceryl transferase codes for MMNHFLSMRWDPSEGLDLGFFEIKYYSLMYVIAFICGWYIMKKIFTKERESLDKLDSLFIYMVLSILVGARLGHVIFYQPELFVEDPISVFLPIRTVPEFEYTGFRGLASHGAAIGVIIAMYLYSKKVVKKPVLWMLDRIVIPIALGAIFVRFGNFINSEIIGKATGTDFGVIFVQLGEDFPRHPAQLYEMTGYLFVFILLWQLYFKKEKGQYLGYTFGLFLTLLWLVRFLVEFVKEAQVDDRADWLLNTGQLLSIPFIVLGIYFMVRSKNHPYQKA; via the coding sequence ATGATGAACCACTTTCTTTCCATGCGATGGGATCCTTCCGAAGGTCTTGACCTGGGATTTTTCGAGATCAAGTATTACAGCCTGATGTATGTGATCGCATTCATTTGCGGGTGGTACATCATGAAGAAGATATTCACCAAGGAGAGAGAATCCCTGGATAAGCTGGATTCTCTTTTCATTTATATGGTGCTTTCCATCCTGGTCGGAGCTCGTTTGGGGCATGTTATCTTTTATCAACCGGAACTATTCGTGGAGGACCCTATCTCTGTATTTCTCCCTATCCGGACAGTACCGGAATTTGAGTATACTGGATTCAGGGGATTGGCTAGCCATGGTGCGGCTATAGGAGTTATCATCGCCATGTATCTATACAGTAAAAAGGTGGTGAAAAAGCCTGTTCTCTGGATGCTGGATCGCATCGTGATCCCTATAGCCCTTGGAGCAATATTTGTTCGTTTTGGGAATTTTATCAATTCGGAGATCATTGGGAAGGCAACGGGAACAGATTTTGGTGTGATCTTCGTCCAATTGGGAGAGGATTTCCCCCGTCATCCTGCTCAGCTCTATGAAATGACGGGATATCTCTTTGTATTCATACTGTTGTGGCAGCTGTATTTTAAAAAGGAAAAAGGTCAATACCTGGGATACACCTTCGGACTATTCCTAACCCTGCTTTGGCTAGTGCGTTTTTTGGTGGAATTCGTCAAAGAAGCTCAAGTAGACGACCGGGCAGATTGGCTGCTGAACACGGGACAGTTATTAAGCATCCCATTCATCGTATTGGGTATTTATTTTATGGTGAGGTCCAAAAATCACCCCTATCAAAAAGCATAA
- a CDS encoding helicase HerA-like domain-containing protein yields MANREEFFDHISQGYTTKGEAITLGAAMLDGEAVTNALVKVPLKTLNRHGLIAGATGTGKTKTLQVLAENLSDNGIPVLLMDMKGDLSGIAKASPGHPKIDERHQAIGIPFTPQEFPVEILSLSEQDGVRLRATVSEFGPVLISRILDVSETQAGIISILFKYCDDNQFPLLDLKDFKKVLQYATGEGKKELQAEYGRISPASTGAILRKIVELEQQGADLFFGEKSFDTDDLLRVDDNGRGYINIVRLTDIQDRPKLFSTFMLCLLAEIYSSFPEQGDSGRPELVIFIDEAHLIFKEASDALLDQIESIVKLIRSKGVGLYFVTQNPTDVPEEVLSQLGLKIQHALRAFTAKDRKAIKLTAENYPISDYYETDQVLTSLGIGEALVSALNEKGIPTPLAATLLRAPMSRMDVLEPKELQDLIRSSQLIRDYNEEIDRESAYELLNEKIARANEEEAREKARQEREAASTSGRKRSSSSRRSSRRSPLEKVLTSPTVIRSVLGILNKMIK; encoded by the coding sequence ATGGCCAATCGCGAGGAATTCTTTGATCACATCTCCCAAGGATACACCACTAAGGGCGAGGCCATTACATTGGGCGCAGCCATGTTAGACGGCGAGGCAGTTACTAATGCCTTGGTCAAGGTTCCACTTAAAACCTTGAATAGGCACGGACTTATTGCCGGTGCCACCGGAACAGGTAAAACAAAAACGTTGCAGGTCCTGGCAGAAAATCTATCGGACAACGGAATTCCCGTTCTCTTGATGGACATGAAGGGAGACCTCAGCGGAATTGCAAAAGCGAGCCCAGGACATCCGAAAATTGACGAAAGACACCAGGCTATCGGAATCCCCTTTACTCCCCAGGAGTTTCCTGTGGAGATTTTAAGTCTCTCGGAACAGGACGGAGTGAGATTGCGGGCGACAGTGAGTGAGTTTGGACCTGTCTTGATCTCCCGTATTCTTGATGTTTCAGAAACTCAGGCGGGGATCATCTCCATATTGTTCAAATATTGCGACGATAATCAATTTCCATTGCTCGATCTGAAAGACTTTAAAAAGGTCCTTCAATACGCAACTGGTGAAGGCAAGAAAGAACTTCAAGCTGAATACGGCAGAATATCGCCTGCTTCTACTGGGGCCATTCTCAGGAAGATCGTTGAACTGGAGCAGCAGGGAGCCGACCTCTTCTTTGGTGAAAAGTCTTTCGACACAGATGACCTTCTCCGGGTAGACGACAACGGACGAGGATATATCAACATCGTGCGGCTAACCGATATACAGGACAGACCTAAACTCTTCTCCACATTTATGCTTTGTTTGCTGGCCGAGATCTACTCCAGTTTCCCAGAGCAGGGAGATTCCGGAAGACCGGAACTGGTGATCTTTATAGACGAAGCCCACCTGATCTTCAAGGAAGCCAGTGATGCCCTACTGGATCAGATCGAATCCATCGTCAAGTTGATTCGATCCAAAGGAGTGGGACTCTATTTTGTGACCCAGAACCCAACAGACGTACCGGAAGAAGTATTGAGTCAGCTGGGGTTGAAGATTCAGCATGCGCTGCGCGCATTTACGGCCAAGGACCGTAAGGCCATCAAGTTGACCGCGGAAAACTATCCCATATCGGATTATTATGAAACGGACCAGGTTCTCACCTCACTTGGAATCGGTGAAGCCCTGGTTAGTGCCCTGAACGAAAAGGGAATCCCAACACCATTGGCGGCGACTCTTCTGCGAGCACCTATGAGCAGGATGGATGTACTGGAGCCCAAAGAACTGCAGGATCTGATCCGATCATCCCAGCTCATCCGGGATTACAACGAAGAGATCGATAGAGAAAGTGCTTACGAATTACTGAACGAAAAAATAGCCCGGGCCAACGAAGAAGAGGCTCGTGAAAAAGCAAGACAGGAACGCGAAGCAGCATCTACTTCTGGTAGGAAGAGATCTTCTTCCTCCAGACGATCTTCACGAAGAAGCCCCCTGGAGAAGGTGCTGACCTCGCCTACAGTAATACGTTCCGTGCTCGGTATACTCAATAAAATGATCAAATAA
- the mdh gene encoding malate dehydrogenase — protein MKVTIVGAGAVGASCAEYIAIKDFASEVVLLDIKEGYAEGKAMDLMQTASLNGFDTKITGTTNDYSKTAGSDICVITSGIPRKPGMTREELIGINAGIVKTVASSLVQHSPDTILIVVSNPMDTMTYLAHKSIDLPKHRIIGMGGALDSARFKYRLAEALGAPISDVDGMVIGGHSDTGMVPLTRLATRNSVPVSEFIDADRLQQVLEDTKVGGATLTKLLGTSAWYAPGAAVSALVQAIACDQHKMFPCSALLEGEYGLNDICLGVPVILGRNGIESIVEIELDQKEKDHLQSSAAGVSAVNGLLDV, from the coding sequence ATGAAAGTAACCATAGTCGGTGCCGGAGCAGTCGGAGCCAGTTGTGCAGAATACATCGCCATCAAGGATTTTGCCAGTGAGGTAGTCCTGCTCGATATCAAAGAAGGCTATGCCGAAGGAAAGGCCATGGACCTGATGCAAACCGCTTCATTGAACGGATTCGATACCAAAATTACCGGTACGACCAATGATTACTCCAAGACAGCAGGAAGTGATATTTGTGTGATAACCTCGGGTATTCCGAGGAAACCTGGAATGACCCGGGAAGAGCTTATCGGAATCAACGCCGGGATTGTTAAGACAGTTGCCAGTAGCTTGGTTCAACACTCTCCAGACACTATCCTGATCGTGGTCAGTAACCCTATGGACACCATGACCTATCTGGCGCACAAATCCATCGATCTGCCTAAGCACAGAATCATCGGTATGGGCGGTGCCCTGGACAGCGCACGCTTTAAGTATCGACTGGCAGAAGCACTAGGTGCACCAATTAGCGATGTTGACGGAATGGTTATTGGTGGTCACAGTGACACCGGAATGGTGCCATTGACCAGATTGGCCACCAGAAACAGCGTTCCTGTCTCTGAATTCATCGATGCAGACCGACTGCAGCAGGTATTGGAAGATACCAAAGTTGGAGGTGCTACTCTGACGAAACTTTTAGGTACATCTGCCTGGTATGCACCCGGAGCTGCCGTATCCGCTTTGGTTCAAGCTATCGCCTGTGATCAACACAAGATGTTCCCTTGTTCTGCCTTGTTGGAAGGGGAATACGGCTTGAACGATATCTGCCTTGGGGTACCGGTTATTCTCGGGAGAAACGGAATCGAGTCTATCGTAGAGATCGAACTGGATCAGAAGGAAAAGGATCATCTGCAGTCCAGTGCAGCCGGTGTTTCTGCGGTAAATGGACTTCTAGACGTCTAG
- a CDS encoding 7-carboxy-7-deazaguanine synthase QueE, with protein MDKAVSNLVSKGMMLPLMEAFYTIQGEGYHKGRAAYFVRIGGCDVGCHWCDVKESWNAKLHPPTAIDQIAEDAAHYSNTVVVTGGEPLMWDMGPLTAAFKEKGMQVHIETSGAYTLTGNWDWICLSPKKNKLPLEQVYIEADELKVIIYNRDDLRFAEEQAERVGPSCKLFLQPEWSKREKVMPMIVDYAMANPKWIVSLQTHKYLNIP; from the coding sequence ATGGATAAAGCCGTTTCCAATCTGGTCAGTAAAGGAATGATGCTCCCCCTTATGGAGGCTTTCTACACCATACAAGGGGAGGGATATCACAAAGGACGGGCGGCCTATTTTGTCCGCATAGGAGGTTGTGACGTGGGTTGTCATTGGTGTGATGTCAAGGAGAGCTGGAATGCAAAACTACATCCACCCACGGCCATTGATCAAATTGCCGAAGATGCCGCTCACTATTCCAATACGGTTGTGGTTACAGGTGGAGAACCACTGATGTGGGACATGGGTCCCTTGACGGCCGCGTTCAAAGAAAAGGGTATGCAGGTTCATATAGAGACCTCAGGTGCTTACACCTTGACCGGTAACTGGGATTGGATCTGCCTCTCGCCAAAAAAGAACAAACTGCCACTGGAGCAGGTTTACATAGAGGCTGACGAGCTAAAGGTTATTATTTACAATCGTGATGACCTTCGATTCGCGGAGGAGCAGGCCGAACGGGTCGGGCCTTCCTGCAAGTTGTTCTTGCAACCGGAATGGAGCAAACGAGAAAAGGTTATGCCAATGATCGTAGACTACGCCATGGCCAATCCTAAGTGGATCGTTTCCCTTCAAACTCACAAATACCTCAATATCCCATAA
- the gyrB gene encoding DNA topoisomerase (ATP-hydrolyzing) subunit B: MSEEQKNANYGADNIQALEGMEHVRMRPSMYIGDVGVRGLHHLVYEVVDNSIDEALAGHCDTIDVWINEDNGITVKDNGRGIPVDIHKKEGVSALEVVMTKIGAGGKFDKDSYKVSGGLHGVGVSCVNALSEHLTATVHRDGKIWEQEYERGKTLYPVKSIGTTDERGTIVTFRPDPEIFKITREYNYDTLASRLRELAYLNKGITINLTDKRFKDEEGEFVAETFYSEEGLKEFIRFLDGNREPLIADVISMEGEKNGTPVEVAMIYNTSFNENLHSYVNNINTHEGGTHLSGFRRGLTTTLKKYADASGMLDKLKFEISGDDFREGLTAIVSVKVAEPQFEGQTKTKLGNREVTSAVSQAVSQMLEDYLEEHPNDAKTIVQKVILAAQARHAARKAREMVQRKTVMSGGGLPGKLSDCSEQDPEKCEVFLVEGDSAGGTAKQGRDRNFQAILPLRGKILNVEKAMQHKVFENEEIRNIFTALGVTIGTEEDSKALNLEKLRYHKIVIMCDADVDGSHIATLILTFFFRYMKSLIEAGHVYIATPPLYLVKKGAKKAYAWNDAERDEINESFGGGANIQRYKGLGEMNAEQLWDTTMNPEFRTLRQVTIENGTEADRIFSMLMGDEVPPRRDFIERNAVYANIDA, translated from the coding sequence ATGAGCGAAGAGCAAAAAAATGCCAATTATGGCGCCGATAATATCCAGGCCCTGGAGGGGATGGAGCACGTACGTATGCGTCCGTCCATGTATATTGGCGATGTCGGTGTCCGTGGGTTGCATCACCTGGTATACGAGGTGGTGGACAACTCCATTGATGAGGCCCTTGCGGGTCACTGTGATACCATCGATGTATGGATCAATGAGGACAACGGAATTACTGTAAAAGACAATGGCCGGGGTATCCCAGTCGACATCCATAAAAAAGAAGGAGTTTCCGCACTGGAGGTCGTTATGACCAAGATCGGAGCCGGAGGTAAGTTTGACAAAGATTCCTACAAGGTATCCGGTGGTCTGCACGGGGTTGGGGTCAGTTGTGTGAATGCCCTGTCCGAGCATCTTACCGCCACGGTTCACCGGGACGGAAAGATCTGGGAACAGGAATACGAAAGAGGGAAGACCCTTTATCCGGTCAAATCCATAGGGACAACCGATGAGAGAGGTACTATTGTCACATTTAGGCCAGATCCGGAGATCTTTAAAATCACGAGGGAATATAATTATGACACCTTGGCCAGCCGCTTGAGAGAGCTGGCATACCTGAACAAGGGCATCACCATAAACCTCACAGACAAGCGTTTTAAGGACGAAGAAGGTGAGTTCGTTGCCGAAACCTTCTACAGCGAAGAGGGACTGAAGGAATTTATCCGGTTCCTGGACGGAAACAGAGAGCCGTTGATCGCTGATGTGATCTCCATGGAAGGTGAGAAGAATGGTACACCTGTAGAAGTGGCCATGATCTACAACACCTCCTTTAACGAGAACCTGCATTCCTATGTAAACAACATCAACACCCACGAAGGGGGAACGCATTTATCTGGATTCAGAAGAGGCTTGACCACTACCTTAAAAAAATATGCGGATGCATCGGGTATGTTGGACAAGTTGAAATTTGAAATCTCCGGAGACGATTTTCGCGAAGGATTGACCGCCATTGTTTCGGTTAAGGTTGCGGAACCCCAATTTGAAGGGCAGACTAAAACCAAATTAGGTAACCGTGAAGTGACTTCTGCGGTTAGCCAGGCTGTTTCCCAAATGCTGGAAGATTACCTGGAGGAGCATCCCAATGATGCCAAGACCATCGTTCAAAAGGTGATCCTGGCGGCGCAAGCCAGACATGCCGCCCGCAAAGCTCGTGAAATGGTTCAACGGAAGACCGTCATGAGCGGGGGAGGACTACCTGGTAAACTCTCGGATTGTTCAGAGCAGGATCCGGAAAAGTGCGAAGTATTCCTGGTAGAGGGAGACTCGGCGGGAGGTACGGCCAAACAAGGTCGGGACCGAAACTTTCAGGCCATTTTGCCATTGAGAGGAAAGATTCTCAATGTAGAAAAGGCCATGCAGCACAAGGTCTTCGAGAATGAAGAGATCCGGAACATATTTACTGCCTTAGGAGTAACCATCGGTACAGAAGAGGACAGCAAGGCGCTAAACCTGGAGAAATTGCGTTATCACAAGATCGTCATCATGTGTGATGCGGATGTAGATGGGTCTCACATTGCAACCCTGATCCTGACCTTCTTTTTCCGGTACATGAAATCACTGATAGAAGCCGGACACGTATATATTGCCACTCCACCGCTTTATTTGGTGAAGAAAGGAGCAAAGAAGGCCTACGCATGGAACGATGCGGAACGGGACGAGATCAATGAGTCCTTTGGAGGTGGAGCTAACATTCAGCGTTATAAGGGTCTGGGTGAAATGAATGCCGAGCAACTTTGGGACACCACCATGAATCCGGAATTCAGAACGCTGCGTCAAGTGACCATCGAGAACGGCACGGAAGCAGATCGGATCTTTTCCATGCTGATGGGAGATGAGGTGCCACCGCGACGTGATTTTATCGAGCGAAATGCGGTCTACGCCAATATCGATGCCTAA
- a CDS encoding DUF192 domain-containing protein translates to MKKYWILAASISIMGSFQACKDNSNKQNLTQEVFFTKEGELSLIRAANDSVVVKLDIEIADNDYETQTGLMYRKSMQDNRGMLFIFPNEQVRAFYMKNTEFALDIIFLDTEQKIVSIQQNAKPLDPTSLPSDGPAKYVLEVNAGLIEQWGIGPGDRMEFQKN, encoded by the coding sequence ATGAAGAAATACTGGATTCTTGCTGCATCCATAAGCATTATGGGTTCATTTCAAGCATGTAAGGACAATTCTAACAAGCAAAACCTCACACAGGAGGTCTTCTTTACCAAAGAAGGAGAACTCTCTCTGATACGTGCTGCAAACGATTCTGTTGTAGTAAAACTGGATATCGAGATCGCAGATAATGATTACGAGACCCAAACCGGGCTGATGTATAGGAAATCTATGCAGGATAACCGAGGAATGCTATTTATCTTCCCTAATGAACAAGTCCGGGCCTTCTACATGAAGAATACTGAATTTGCCCTGGACATCATCTTCCTGGATACCGAGCAGAAGATCGTCAGTATTCAGCAGAACGCTAAACCACTTGACCCCACATCCTTGCCTTCTGATGGCCCCGCCAAGTACGTATTGGAGGTCAATGCCGGCCTGATCGAGCAATGGGGTATAGGTCCTGGAGACCGGATGGAATTTCAAAAGAACTAA
- a CDS encoding RidA family protein, with protein sequence MRLRFLMVSMLAVIFLACADHDSSKEHHTEIDHGTTDQNGEHKRKRKREHKSVAPVFHASHEPLKSDTPFSDVVQVGQFYFLSGQIGMDHSVRKLVEGGIQEQTRQTLENIKAVLDQHELKMSDVIKAMVVLDDMSDFAAFNQVYREYLPQKPARTTFAAKGLAAGALVEIEVVAVKSE encoded by the coding sequence ATGAGATTAAGATTTCTAATGGTTTCGATGCTAGCAGTTATTTTTCTGGCATGTGCCGATCATGATTCCTCCAAAGAACATCACACCGAGATTGATCACGGTACAACCGACCAGAATGGTGAGCACAAACGAAAACGCAAACGGGAGCACAAAAGTGTGGCCCCTGTCTTTCATGCTTCCCACGAACCGCTGAAAAGTGACACTCCCTTCAGTGATGTGGTGCAAGTGGGTCAGTTCTATTTTCTCTCCGGTCAAATCGGGATGGATCATAGCGTTAGGAAGTTGGTAGAAGGTGGGATCCAAGAACAGACCCGTCAGACCCTGGAGAATATAAAGGCTGTGCTTGACCAGCACGAACTGAAGATGTCCGATGTGATCAAGGCAATGGTGGTACTTGATGATATGTCAGATTTTGCGGCATTTAATCAAGTCTACCGGGAATATTTGCCTCAGAAACCGGCCCGAACCACCTTTGCAGCAAAAGGACTTGCGGCGGGCGCCTTGGTCGAGATCGAAGTGGTCGCGGTTAAGTCCGAATAA
- a CDS encoding DUF2911 domain-containing protein, translated as MKIKTTMTILVLALLAVATPLSAQDFSNMDASPMDAASFPSSYRVSDKLIKIVYSRPQLKGRDLASLAPAGKVWRTGANEAAELTLYVDMKVGGKTVKAGTYSFFTIPGEKEWTAIISKDVNVWGAYSYNEANDVARVSVPVSTGDSLEAFSIAFTESDNGVDMNLGWGTVRVKVPFTK; from the coding sequence ATGAAAATCAAAACTACAATGACCATTCTGGTCCTGGCTTTATTGGCAGTTGCAACACCACTGTCTGCACAGGATTTTAGTAACATGGACGCCAGTCCTATGGATGCCGCCAGCTTCCCTAGCAGCTACCGCGTAAGTGACAAACTGATCAAGATCGTATACAGCCGTCCACAACTGAAAGGACGTGACCTTGCTAGCCTGGCACCTGCCGGAAAGGTATGGCGAACCGGAGCGAACGAAGCAGCAGAGCTTACCCTTTACGTGGATATGAAGGTTGGTGGAAAAACCGTTAAGGCCGGAACTTATTCTTTCTTTACTATTCCCGGTGAAAAAGAGTGGACTGCCATCATCAGCAAGGACGTTAACGTTTGGGGAGCCTATTCCTATAACGAAGCCAATGATGTAGCTCGCGTCAGTGTTCCTGTTTCGACAGGTGATTCACTGGAAGCTTTCAGCATCGCCTTCACAGAATCGGATAACGGAGTAGATATGAACTTGGGATGGGGAACTGTCCGAGTAAAGGTCCCTTTCACGAAATAA
- the secDF gene encoding protein translocase subunit SecDF: MQNRGLITVFAVLFGLVSLYQLSFTFIANRVEDNAKAYASAKFGADQPAERSAAEIQYLDSVSTQSQFLGIDYKTAKDKELNKGLDLKGGINVILQVSVQDILRGLANNSKDPAFNQALTNAVELQKNSQDTYLESFYQAFEAIPGENKLASPDIFFNKNLEDDIDASMSNEQVKSVISRKIDESITSAFEVLRKRIDKFGVTQPNIQRLGNSARILVELPGAKDVERVKKLLQSTAQLEFWEVYKAEEFQNFIFQADATVKSLLAPQSEQEADSTSTDSTSADIDDLLGGEEVGSEDEDPAEANPIIGRIVFPGVQGSPVIARFSLRDTAVINSYLRMPQVRALLTGDARFAKFLWEIPQYNDQLEEEITGLYAIKSNREDEPPLSGGVVTDAQQTYDQLGNVAVDMQMNGRGAKIWEEMTGYAYTNQTQIAIVLDDIVYSAPGVTSGPISGGRSQITGEFTITEGQDLANVLRAGKLPASADIIEAEVVGATLGQEAIDSGIMSFIIALALVLIWMIFYYGKAGAFADVALVVNIVFIFGILAGLGAVLTLPGIAGIVLTIGISVDANVLIFERIREELAKGKAQKDAIKDGFNNALSSILDANITTALTGLILLVFGTGPIKGFATTLLIGIGTSLFTAIFITRLFIDSYTRNGKPLPCSTPMTKNWFKNMSIDFLKKRKVAYVVSGVLLAISLGSLFTNGLNQGIDFVGGRSYTVRFDKDVNSTQIQNDLVAVFGSAEAKTYGANNQLKITTKYRVDETASEVDTEIEQMLYEGLKPNLPEGMTFTEFQVDDENKIAGRMEYYKVSPTIADDIKKASFWAVLGSLVVVFLYILLRFRRWQFSLGAVAAVFHDVLIVLGIFSLTYKIMPFNMEIDQSFIAAILTVIGYSLNDTVVVFDRIREFFNEHGSWKMNRIINSALNSTLSRTLNTSMTTLIVLLTIFLLGAESIRGLIFALIVGVLVGTYSSVFIATPVFFDTVKKRGIDLSDKKEEEESDKAA, from the coding sequence ATGCAGAATAGAGGACTAATCACCGTATTTGCCGTGTTGTTTGGACTGGTAAGTCTTTATCAACTCTCCTTCACCTTCATAGCAAATCGCGTGGAAGATAACGCCAAGGCCTATGCCAGCGCTAAATTCGGAGCGGATCAGCCAGCCGAACGCAGTGCTGCCGAGATTCAATACCTGGATTCCGTCTCTACCCAGTCTCAGTTTTTGGGTATCGACTATAAAACGGCCAAGGATAAAGAGTTAAACAAAGGGCTTGACCTAAAGGGAGGGATCAATGTGATCCTTCAGGTTTCCGTACAGGATATCCTTCGCGGGCTGGCCAACAACTCCAAAGACCCGGCATTTAACCAGGCCTTGACCAATGCGGTCGAATTACAAAAGAATAGCCAGGATACTTACCTGGAGTCCTTCTACCAAGCCTTTGAGGCCATCCCAGGAGAAAACAAATTAGCTTCTCCGGATATCTTCTTCAACAAGAATCTGGAAGACGATATTGATGCTTCTATGAGCAACGAGCAGGTGAAGAGTGTGATCTCCAGAAAGATCGACGAGTCCATCACCTCTGCTTTCGAAGTACTGCGCAAGCGTATCGATAAATTCGGTGTGACTCAACCTAACATCCAACGATTAGGGAATTCTGCCCGTATCCTGGTCGAACTTCCAGGGGCCAAGGACGTCGAGCGTGTGAAGAAACTTCTTCAGAGTACAGCTCAATTGGAATTCTGGGAAGTGTACAAGGCTGAGGAATTCCAGAATTTCATTTTCCAGGCCGATGCCACAGTGAAGAGTTTGTTGGCTCCTCAGTCAGAGCAAGAGGCTGATTCTACCAGTACCGATAGCACGTCTGCAGACATTGACGATCTGTTAGGAGGTGAAGAAGTTGGTTCTGAGGATGAAGATCCTGCCGAGGCCAATCCGATCATTGGTCGAATCGTATTTCCGGGAGTACAGGGATCTCCTGTAATTGCCCGTTTCTCTCTACGCGATACGGCAGTGATCAACAGCTATTTGAGAATGCCGCAGGTCCGAGCTTTACTTACAGGTGATGCGCGTTTTGCCAAATTCTTGTGGGAGATTCCACAATACAACGATCAGCTTGAAGAAGAAATTACTGGTCTTTATGCCATTAAGAGTAATCGGGAAGACGAGCCGCCCCTCAGTGGAGGTGTTGTAACCGACGCCCAGCAGACTTACGATCAATTGGGTAATGTTGCTGTAGATATGCAAATGAACGGTCGTGGTGCGAAGATCTGGGAAGAGATGACTGGATATGCCTACACCAATCAGACGCAGATTGCGATCGTACTGGACGATATCGTCTACTCTGCACCTGGAGTTACTTCCGGTCCGATCTCCGGAGGAAGAAGTCAGATAACCGGAGAGTTCACCATTACAGAAGGTCAGGATTTAGCCAACGTACTCCGCGCGGGTAAATTGCCAGCATCTGCTGACATTATCGAGGCGGAGGTTGTAGGTGCAACACTTGGTCAGGAAGCCATAGATAGCGGTATCATGTCCTTTATCATTGCCCTTGCCCTTGTATTGATCTGGATGATATTTTATTACGGTAAAGCTGGAGCCTTTGCCGATGTCGCCTTGGTTGTGAACATCGTTTTCATTTTTGGTATCCTAGCAGGATTGGGCGCGGTATTGACCCTGCCTGGTATTGCAGGTATCGTATTGACCATTGGTATTTCTGTGGATGCGAACGTACTGATCTTTGAGCGGATTCGAGAAGAACTCGCCAAAGGAAAGGCACAGAAAGATGCGATCAAGGACGGTTTCAACAACGCACTGTCTTCCATCCTGGATGCCAACATCACGACAGCACTAACTGGTTTGATCTTGTTAGTCTTCGGAACCGGACCGATCAAAGGTTTTGCCACTACCTTATTAATTGGTATTGGTACCTCCCTGTTCACCGCCATCTTCATAACCAGATTATTCATTGATAGTTATACCCGCAATGGGAAGCCACTTCCATGTTCTACTCCGATGACTAAGAACTGGTTCAAGAACATGAGCATCGACTTCCTGAAGAAAAGAAAGGTTGCCTATGTTGTTTCCGGTGTACTATTGGCCATCAGTTTAGGTTCTCTTTTCACCAATGGCCTGAACCAAGGTATCGACTTTGTTGGAGGACGAAGCTACACGGTTCGATTTGATAAGGACGTAAACTCCACACAGATCCAAAATGATCTGGTAGCCGTATTCGGAAGTGCCGAGGCTAAGACCTATGGTGCCAACAACCAGCTGAAGATAACTACCAAGTACAGGGTTGATGAAACTGCTTCTGAGGTGGATACGGAGATCGAGCAGATGCTATACGAAGGTTTGAAGCCAAACCTTCCGGAAGGAATGACCTTTACCGAGTTCCAGGTAGACGATGAGAATAAGATTGCCGGACGTATGGAGTACTACAAGGTGAGTCCGACTATTGCCGACGATATAAAGAAAGCCTCTTTCTGGGCGGTCCTTGGATCCCTGGTGGTTGTCTTCCTTTATATCCTGCTGCGATTCCGTCGCTGGCAGTTTAGTTTGGGTGCAGTTGCCGCTGTATTCCACGATGTATTGATCGTGTTAGGGATCTTCTCCCTGACCTATAAGATCATGCCGTTCAATATGGAGATCGACCAATCCTTCATCGCAGCCATCCTGACGGTGATCGGTTACTCCCTGAACGATACGGTGGTTGTATTTGACCGTATCCGTGAATTCTTTAACGAGCACGGTAGTTGGAAGATGAACCGTATTATCAACTCGGCCCTGAACAGTACCTTGAGCCGTACCTTGAATACTTCCATGACCACCTTGATCGTACTGTTGACGATCTTCCTGCTGGGGGCTGAGTCTATCCGAGGATTGATCTTCGCATTGATCGTCGGGGTATTGGTAGGAACCTATTCGTCTGTATTCATTGCAACTCCAGTATTCTTCGATACCGTGAAGAAACGAGGAATCGATTTAAGTGATAAGAAAGAAGAGGAAGAAAGCGACAAGGCCGCTTAA